The following are encoded together in the Zingiber officinale cultivar Zhangliang chromosome 8A, Zo_v1.1, whole genome shotgun sequence genome:
- the LOC122010712 gene encoding uncharacterized protein LOC122010712, with translation MAMEQEQDDQGPQRDYKHYCRICKKGFVCGRSLGGHMRAHGLMDGAAGFSAVETSGEGEWDYEKANGGAGAKRMYALRSKPNRLKSCRVCENCGMEFVSWKSFLEHGKCVSGDDGEAIGYDEHERESSLSGDDELVGWSKGKRSRRTKVAMSEEEDLANCLVLLSSSRVDTVSGLIESEESCDSAIKEDRQRKDTINATATGAVEAAAAAPKALLPAFTLQTPPAVPRGLFECKACKKVFASHQALGGHRASHKKVKGCFASKLNALDETPPPPLPVPADEDPVIATHNRYNAGSSDQMTLMSMKKPKVHECSICHRVFTSGQALGGHKRCHWITSSSPPNPTLKLQPLSDRPGLHQPLTLRPTLVSNSNSDNFDLNMLPNNGGARSHIGSSLRLDTPAAIYLRSWTNDHEHASKNRAGATTSSDMNNDDDDDQKHTITDLLKATMGEDEVDSKVKLAKLSELKDINMGEEESSEWLQVGIGSSAKEGTSKLAPVGYTDFDFQADRDSCKSTSGSAFILGGGAIVWRSIKQSCIVDSIMEAEYMTACEAAKEAV, from the exons GCGAAGGCGAATGGGACTATGAGAAGGCCAATGGTGGTGCTGGTGCCAAGCGCATGTACGCGCTCCGCTCCAAGCCCAACCGGCTCAAGAGCTGCCGGGTCTGCGAGAACTGCGGAATGGAGTTTGTCTCCTGGAAGTCTTTTCTCGAGCACGGCAAGTGCGTTTCCGGTGATGATGGCGAAGCCATCGGTTACGACGAGCACGAGCGTGAGTCTTCACTCTCCGGTGATGATGAGCTCGTCGGTTGGTCCAAGGGAAAACGCTCTCGACGAACCAAGGTGGCGATGAGCGAGGAGGAGGACCTCGCCAATTGCTTGGTCCTGCTCTCCTCCTCCCGCGTCGACACCGTCTCCGGCCTAATCGAGAGCGAGGAGTCCTGCGACTCCGCCATCAAGGAGGATCGCCAGAGGAAGGACACGATTAATGCCACTGCAACAGGGGCGGTCGAGGCGGCGGCGGCCGCGCCGAAGGCGCTTCTTCCTGCATTCACTCTTCAGACTCCTCCGGCGGTGCCCAGAGGACTCTTCGAGTGCAAGGCGTGCAAGAAGGTGTTCGCCTCGCACCAGGCGTTGGGCGGCCACCGGGCCAGCCACAAGAAGGTCAAGGGCTGCTTCGCCTCTAAGCTAAATGCCCTCGACgagacgccgccgccgccgctgcctGTGCCTGCCGACGAGGATCCCGTCATTGCTACTCACAATAGGTACAACGCCGGCAGCAGCGATCAAATGACGCTGATGTCGATG AAGAAACCGAAGGTGCACGAGTGCTCCATCTGCCACCGCGTGTTCACGTCAGGGCAGGCGTTGGGCGGCCACAAGCGGTGCCACTGGATCACCTCCAGTTCCCCACCGAACCCGACCCTGAAGCTACAACCACTCTCGGACCGCCCCGGCCTTCACCAACCGCTCACGCTCCGACCAACGCTCGTCTCCAATTCGAACTCCGACAACTTCGATCTCAACATGCTGCCGAACAACGGCGGGGCTAGGAGCCACATCGGCAGCTCATTGCGACTCGACACTCCTGCCGCCATCTACCTTCGCTCCTGGACCAACGATCATGAGCATGCGAGCAAAAACAGAGCCGGCGCCACAACCAGCAGCGACATGAacaacgacgacgacgacgatcaGAAGCACACCATCACCGACCTCCTCAAAGCTACCATGGGGGAGGACGAGGTGGACAGTAAGGTCAAACTAGCAAAGTTGAGTGAGCTCAAGGACATAAACATGGGGGAGGAGGAGAGCTCGGAGTGGCTCCAGGTTGGGATCGGCTCTTCTGCCAAAGAGGGCA CTTCAAAGTTGGCACCTGTAGGCTATACTGATTTTGATTTTCAAGCTGATAGAGACTCTTGTAAATCTACATCAGGATCTGCGTTTATATTGGGTGGTGGTGCTATTGTTTGGAGGAGTATCAAGCAATCTTGCATTGTTGATTCCATAATGGAAGCGGAGTATATGACAGCTTGTGAAGCAGCGAAAGAAGCTGTTTGA